In the Halorubrum ruber genome, CGTCACCTCCGCGCCGGCCGCCTCCTGAACCGCGTCGAGCGACTCTCGGATATCGGTGCGCTCGCCGACGAAACACACCTGCCACTCCTCTCGTCCGCCCTCGATCCGGACCGGCGCGCTGTGGACGAAGCCGTGTTCTAAGAGCGTCGGACACACCATGTCGGCCGGGTCGTACTCCAAGAAGAACTCGCGGACGACGTTGCCCGGGGCGTCCCGGGCGCGCCCGAACCGCTCCTGTAGCTCCAAGAGGTTTCCCGCGCGGTCGGACTCGCGGATCGCGTCGAGCAGCGCTTCGACCTCCTCGTTCGTGTCTCCGAACGCCGTGAACAGGCCGTTCACCGTGTTCGGCGCGTCGCTCTCGGCCCGCGGCGAGTTGTATATCGCGTGTGCCAACACGCCGCCGCCGGTCCGGCCCGTCGCCTCGATCGCCCAGCAGTTCGGATGCCACAGGTCCAGCGTGAGCCTGGTTCCGGCCCACTCTCCCGCCCCGTCCGCGTCGGTTGTCGCCATTGTTCACCTTTCCTTGGTAGCGAACCACGAAGACCCTGCCGACCATGGTAGGGTGGGTTATTTGGACGTGCCGACGGGATGTCCCGAACATGGCGCAGCCCTACCAGCACTACATCGACGGCGAATGGGTCGACGGCGACGGGTCCGAGACCTTCGAGAGCGAGAACCCCGCGACCGGAGCGACGCTCGGGGAGTTCCGCCAGGGAACCCCCGAGGACGTGGACCGCGCGGTCGACGCCGCGGACGCGGCGTTCGAGGAGTGGCGCGAGCTCTCGCGGGTCCAGCGCGCGGAGTACCTCTGGGACGTGTACCACGAGCTTCGCGACCGGACCGACGAGCTCGGAGAGATCGTCACGAAGGAGTGCGGCAAAGAGATCAGCGAGGGGAGAGCGGACGTGGTCGAGGCCGCGCACATGGTCGAGTGGGCCGCGGGCGACGCCCGACACCCGAAGGGGGACATCGTCCCCTCGGAGATCCCCTCGAAGGACGCGTACATGCGCCGGAAGCCGCGCGGCGTCACCGGCTGCATCACGCCGTGGAACTTCCCCGTCGCGATCCCCTACTGGCACATGGCCATCGCGCTGGTGGAGGGGAACACCGTCGTCTTCAAGCCGGCCGAGCAGACGCCGTGGTGCGCGCAGATCATCGCGGAGATGTTCGACGACGCCGGTATCCCCGACGGCGTGTTCAACATGGTCCAGGGGTTCGGCGACGCGGGCAACGCGATCGTCGAGAACGACGACGTCGACACCGTCATCTTCACCGGTTCGGCCGAGGTCGGCCACCACATCCAAGAGAAGCTCGGCGGCGTCGCCGGCAAGCGCGCCGCCTGCGAGATGGGCGGCAAGAACGCCATCGTCGTCACCGAGGAGGCGGACCTCGACGTCGCAGTCCACTCCGCAGTGATGTCCTCGTTCAAGACCACCGGCCAGCGCTGCGTCTCCTCCGAGCGCCTGATCGTCCACACGGACGTGTACGACGAGTTCAAGGAGCGGTTCGTCGAGGTCGCGGAGTCGGTCGCGGTCGGCGACCCCCTCGACGAGGACACCTTCATGGGGCCGCTCATCGAGGAAGAACACCGCGAGAAGGTCACCCGGAACAACGAGGCGGCCCGCGAGGAGGGCGTGAACGTGCTCGTCGACCGGACCGAGCTCGACGACGAGGAGATCCCGGACGGCCACGAGGACGGCTACTGGGTCGGTCCGTTCGTCTACGAGGCCGACGCCCACGCCGACCTGACGTGTACCCACGAGGAGGTGTTCGGGCCCCACGTCGCGCTCATGGAGTACGACGGCGACATCGAGGAGGCCGTCGAGATCCAGAACGACACCGACTACGGGCTGGCGGGTGCGATCATCTCCGAGGACTACCGGCAGATCAACTACTACCGCGACCGCGCCGAGTTAGGGTTGGCGTACGGGAACCTCCCGTGCATCGGCGCCGAGGTCCAGCTGCCCTTCGGCGGCGTGAAGAAGTCCGGCAACGGCTACCCCTCCGCCCGGGAGGCGATCGAGGCCGTCACCGACCGCACCGCGTGGACCCTGAACAACTCGAAGGAGATCGAGATGGCGCAGGGGCTCTCGGCGGACATCAAGACGAAAGACGACTGATCCGTCCGGGATGACGCCCGGAGACGGGCATCCGAACGCTTCTCACTCCGTTACACCGCGAACCGCCGCGACCGTCTCTTCGGGCGTCTCGGCCGCCGCGAGCGCGCCCCGCGCCGCGAGCCGCTCGCGCGGGCGCCCGACCGGCTGCGGCTCGGAGACGGTCTCGATCAGGTCGGCCTCGCGAAGGAGCCGTTTTATTCGCGTGAACGTCGAGGGGCTCCCGAGCCCGGCGTCCTCGCAGGCCCGTCGGAGGGTGCGGTCGAGGGCGCCTTCGCGGGCGCCGACCGCGTAGGCGCGAATTCGGGTCTCCTCCGGGTCGGGACCCCCGTTCCCCGCTGGTTCAACGTCGAGCGCGCGAAGCACCGCGGTCGCGACCGACTCGTCGCACCGCGCCGCGAACCCCTCGTACACGCGCCGCCGGCTCGGCGTTCGGAGCCCGTACGGCTCGGCCGCCGCGAACGCCGAGGCGTACCGCTCGCGGAGCGAGGCGTCGTCGCCGACGCGGTGCCACCGACTCGGCGCTCCGGCCGCGTCACGGTCCACCGATTCCACCAGCGCGAACCCCGTCTCCGCCCCCGCCAGCACCGGGTTCGGCTGCGGCGCGTCGAGGACCCGGAGATCGAGCAGGTCCGCGTCGAGCAGCGCCGCGAGCCGGCTCGCCGGTCGAAACCCGGCCGTCGCGACGTCGATCGCGCTCTCGCCCGCGACCACCTTCAGCGTCGGTAGTTCCCACGAGTCGAGGTTGCCCTCTTCGCCGCCCTCGACGTCCCCCTCAGCTTCACCTGACAGATTCTGGACGGTCGGCTCGACGAGCGCCGGGGCGGCCTCGCGGTACGCCTCGACGACCGCGTGGAGCAGCCGCGGTCCGGGGTCGACGAGGAGCGGGTCGGAGAGCGCGCCAAGCGGGAGCGGCTCCGGGGTCGAGGGGAGCGCGGGGCCGGTCGCCATCGACCGGTCCTACGGACGCGACGGATTAATGGTGCGGGACGCAGCAGGCACGCGGGACACGCACGAAGCCGCGGGATCGCGGCGTGCCGGCTCGCGCGCCTTTTTGGCCTCGCGCTCGAAAGCGAAACTCGTGCCACCGCTCGACCTGTCGATCGGGCTCGGAACGTCCGGGCTCGACGACCCTGAGACCTGTACCGACACCGTCGCCGCGGCGCTGGAGGCCGGCTACCGCCACGTCGACACCGCGCAGATGTACGACAACGAGGCCGCCGTCGGCGAGGGGATCGCCGCGAGCGACGTCGACCGCGACGACGTGGTCGTCGCCACGAAGGTCCACCCGGAGAACCTCGCGCCCGAGGACGTGCGCGAGACCGCACACGAGAGCCTCGACCGACTCGGCCTCGACCGGGTCGACCTCCTGTACGTCCACTGGCCGATCCGGGCGTACGACGCGGAGGCGACGCTGCCCGCCTTCGACGACCTCCGCGACGCGGGCGTGACGGACCACGTCGGCGTCTCGAACTTCACCCCCGACCTGCTGCGCGAGGCCCGGGAGATCCTCGACGCGCCGATCGCGGCCCACCAGGTCGAGTGTCACCCGCGGTTCCGGCAGCCGGAACTGCGCGCCCTCGCCGACGAGTTCGACCACCGGCTCGTGGGCTACTCCCCGCTCGGCCGCGGGGAGATCCTCGACGACCCGGCGATCCTCGAAATCGCGGAGCGGAACGACCTCTCGCCGGCGGTCGTCGCGCTCGCGTGGGCGCTCGATCGCGGGATCGTGCCGATCCCGAAGGGGCGAGGCGACCACCTGCGGGAGAACCTGCGCGCAGTCGATGTCGACCTGCCCGACGCCGACCTCGATGAGATCGACGGGCTCGACCCCGAAGAACGCCAGATCGATCCCGACGACGCCGCGTGGAACCGGTAGAGCGGCGCTTTCGCCGCATCGGAGCCGCGCTCAGACCGCGTCGAGCCGCGCCCGCAGCTCGGCGTCCGCCCGCTCGACCAAGGCATCGAGGGGCTCGTCGAGGTACGGTACCCACTGATCGATGAACTCCGAGCGCCCGAGCATCCTGATGACCTCGTAGACCGGCCGCCGTCGGTCGAACCCCTCCGGCAGCGACCCCGCACGCTCGCGGTAGCCCTCTCGTAGGGCCGCTACGAACCGGTCCGGGCCGGTCGAGTCGAACCCGTTGAGCAGCTGGTCCTCCGCGCGCACCAAGTCCCGAGCCGGGTCGCCGACGTGTGACAGCTCCCAGTCGATCGCCGCGACGCCCGGGTCGTCGGTAGCGGTTGCGTCCGCCCTGCCGCCTTCGGCCGTCACGAAGAGGTTCGGCTTCGTGACGTCGCCGTGGAGCAGCGCCGCCGGCGCGCCGTCGAGCAGGTCCCGGTTCGCGCGCACGCAGTCGACGACGGCGTCGTAGTGGTCCGCGAGCCGCTCGGAGGTGCCGATCTCACGCGTCCGCTCGACCGTCGCGAGCAGCACGTCCGTCCACGACGCGAACTCGATCGCGAGTCCGGTCGGCGCGTCGGCGTCCGCCGTCACCGCTCCCTCCGCCGCGCTTCCGGTCTCCGTTCCCGCGCCGACGATCTCCCCGTGGCTCTCGAACCGGTCGGCGTGGAGCGCGGCGAGCGCGCCCCCGACGCGGCGGAGCAGTCGCTCGCGCTCGTCGCCGCTCGCCGCCTCGTAGACGCCCAACAGCCCTCGGCCGGGCGCCGGTGCCGTCGCGAGGTACGCCGGGTCGCCGTCCGGGTCGGCCGCCAGCACCTCGGGGACCGCGAGTGGCCCGTGTTCCCCCACGTATCCGAGCACGGCGCGCTCTCGGGCGAGCCGGCGGCTCTCGTCGGCGAGTGCGACCTTGAGGAACCCTCGCTCACCGTCGGCGAAGACGACGCCGACCGTCTCGTTGGCGCCGTTCCAGGAGGGGCCGACGCCGGTCAGCCGGTCGACCTCGCGGTCAGGAAACGCCGCGGCGAGCGCGCGGTCGATCGGTTCCGATCCGGGCCCGTCCATGCGTACTCGTCCGAGTCGGCCGATGTTAAGATTGTTGTCAGGGTTGGACGAAAGCGAGCAAGAACCACGGTAGCACGCTTCAGAACTCCGAAACGAGATAATTACCAACAACCTCATACGTGTTGGCGAATCAGACTAATCCAGTGAACGACGGGGCATCCGGGGGGCGCATCGCGTTCGAGGTCGACGGGACGACGCTCACCGTCCGGGACGTGATCGAGGGCGAGGAGATGCGGCTCGGCGTCGACCGCGAGCCGGATCTCAGTCCGGCGCTGCCCGCGTTATTCCCGTCTCCGGTCGACGACGCGGTCAGTTTCGAGGCGGAATCGCTTACCGTTCCGGAGTACACGTCGATCGTCGTCCGAGACGACGGGGGCGAGTTCATCGGGCGGCCCAGCGAACCGATGGAGTTCCCGCGTGGATCGTACTGTATCGAGATCACTGGCGTGACGAAGGCGTCCCTCAGGTTCGAAGACGCAGAACTCTCCGTGAGCGGGGTCGAAGGCTCCGACCCGGTCGAGGTCGCGCTCGACCGCCCGACGACCGTCAGCCTCGGCGCGCGGTCGCTCCACACTCGTCCGGAGGCGACGATCACCGTCCCCGACGATCCGGAGGCCCTCGCGGAGGCGGTGTCGGTGTTGGGGTCGTCGATCCGGGAGTTCTCCGCGGAGCGGTCCTGGCCGACGCTGCGCGGGTATCCCCCTCAAATCCGGCGAGGCGAATCGCTCGACATTCCGAGCCCGTTGACCGTCCCCGACACGGGCGTCGAGGTCGTCGTCCGACCGACGTACGCCGACGTGTACCGCCTCTCGACGCTCGCGTACTACCTCGGCGCGCCGATGACGATCGGCAAGGTACCGGCCGTCCGGCTCGACAACGGATACACGGAGCGGCTCCCGACGGACGGTCGCGGGCTCGAAGAGCGAGCCGAGGAACTGCTGCGCACGTGGTTCTTCCTCGACACGCTCGTGCGGACCGACGGCTACACGCTCTCCGACAGGGAGGAGTACGATCAGGTCGGAGCTCAGCTCCCGTTTTATCCGCCGAATCTGGACGAGCTCTCACCCAGCGAGCGGCTGATGGAGTACATGGAAGTCGACCCTGAGACTGTCGCACCGTATACCCCCGAGTGGTCGACTGAGGCGGTACTTCGTCCCGGTCCCGCGAGCGCGGAAGTCCTGCCCCACCTCGCGCACGTCCTCGCACCCGTCCGAGTCCGCGGTTCGACCGAGCGGACACGCACGGGAGACCCAGTGGGGCTCACGACGGCGGATCGGCCGACCGACAGTCTGCGGTCACCCCCACGCGACGGCGGCCCGGTACCGGACCCGGACGCGGACCCGCTCCCGGCGTGGACCGCCGCAGCGCTCCCGGCAGGGTACGAACACGCGCTTCGGCGAAAGACTCCGAACCCCGGGGAAGCGAACGTCACCCTCCTCGTCCAGTCCGCCGACCGAGCGCAGCGACTTCACGAGGCGCTCACGACCCCATCGCTCGCCGCCGGCGTCGGGTCGCTTTCGGTTCTCGAAACGCCGACCGCGGACACCGTCGTAGAGGTGCTCTCGGACCCGT is a window encoding:
- a CDS encoding helix-turn-helix domain-containing protein; this encodes MATTDADGAGEWAGTRLTLDLWHPNCWAIEATGRTGGGVLAHAIYNSPRAESDAPNTVNGLFTAFGDTNEEVEALLDAIRESDRAGNLLELQERFGRARDAPGNVVREFFLEYDPADMVCPTLLEHGFVHSAPVRIEGGREEWQVCFVGERTDIRESLDAVQEAAGAEVTVESMSSSGHAGRTPREQRLDTLTTTQRKVYEHARDAGYYEWPREASTRELAEDMDVSKTTLLEHLRKAESKLLDP
- a CDS encoding phosphotransferase family protein; amino-acid sequence: MDGPGSEPIDRALAAAFPDREVDRLTGVGPSWNGANETVGVVFADGERGFLKVALADESRRLARERAVLGYVGEHGPLAVPEVLAADPDGDPAYLATAPAPGRGLLGVYEAASGDERERLLRRVGGALAALHADRFESHGEIVGAGTETGSAAEGAVTADADAPTGLAIEFASWTDVLLATVERTREIGTSERLADHYDAVVDCVRANRDLLDGAPAALLHGDVTKPNLFVTAEGGRADATATDDPGVAAIDWELSHVGDPARDLVRAEDQLLNGFDSTGPDRFVAALREGYRERAGSLPEGFDRRRPVYEVIRMLGRSEFIDQWVPYLDEPLDALVERADAELRARLDAV
- a CDS encoding aldehyde dehydrogenase family protein — protein: MAQPYQHYIDGEWVDGDGSETFESENPATGATLGEFRQGTPEDVDRAVDAADAAFEEWRELSRVQRAEYLWDVYHELRDRTDELGEIVTKECGKEISEGRADVVEAAHMVEWAAGDARHPKGDIVPSEIPSKDAYMRRKPRGVTGCITPWNFPVAIPYWHMAIALVEGNTVVFKPAEQTPWCAQIIAEMFDDAGIPDGVFNMVQGFGDAGNAIVENDDVDTVIFTGSAEVGHHIQEKLGGVAGKRAACEMGGKNAIVVTEEADLDVAVHSAVMSSFKTTGQRCVSSERLIVHTDVYDEFKERFVEVAESVAVGDPLDEDTFMGPLIEEEHREKVTRNNEAAREEGVNVLVDRTELDDEEIPDGHEDGYWVGPFVYEADAHADLTCTHEEVFGPHVALMEYDGDIEEAVEIQNDTDYGLAGAIISEDYRQINYYRDRAELGLAYGNLPCIGAEVQLPFGGVKKSGNGYPSAREAIEAVTDRTAWTLNNSKEIEMAQGLSADIKTKDD
- a CDS encoding transcriptional regulator TbsP domain-containing protein is translated as MATGPALPSTPEPLPLGALSDPLLVDPGPRLLHAVVEAYREAAPALVEPTVQNLSGEAEGDVEGGEEGNLDSWELPTLKVVAGESAIDVATAGFRPASRLAALLDADLLDLRVLDAPQPNPVLAGAETGFALVESVDRDAAGAPSRWHRVGDDASLRERYASAFAAAEPYGLRTPSRRRVYEGFAARCDESVATAVLRALDVEPAGNGGPDPEETRIRAYAVGAREGALDRTLRRACEDAGLGSPSTFTRIKRLLREADLIETVSEPQPVGRPRERLAARGALAAAETPEETVAAVRGVTE
- a CDS encoding aldo/keto reductase, with the translated sequence MPPLDLSIGLGTSGLDDPETCTDTVAAALEAGYRHVDTAQMYDNEAAVGEGIAASDVDRDDVVVATKVHPENLAPEDVRETAHESLDRLGLDRVDLLYVHWPIRAYDAEATLPAFDDLRDAGVTDHVGVSNFTPDLLREAREILDAPIAAHQVECHPRFRQPELRALADEFDHRLVGYSPLGRGEILDDPAILEIAERNDLSPAVVALAWALDRGIVPIPKGRGDHLRENLRAVDVDLPDADLDEIDGLDPEERQIDPDDAAWNR